In a genomic window of Demequina muriae:
- a CDS encoding tRNA (adenine-N1)-methyltransferase — protein sequence MTAPTPPAGADARRGPLRAGDRIQLTDAKGRHHTIVLEAGKTFHTHRGQFSHDEIIGRPEGVVVTNTAGYDYLVLRPLLSDFVMSMPRGAAVIYPKDSGQIIQMADIYPGATVVEAGVGSGALTMSLLRAVGDHGRLVSIERREDFADIARANVESHFGGPHPAWSVEIGDFADRVRELEPGTVDRVVLDMLAPWENLEAAADALAPGGVFLAYVATATQLSRVAEELRSHGGYTEPQAWESMVRTWHLEGLAVRPDHRMIGHTGFLITSRRLAPGQTAPVRTRRPSKGAYPTDADWTPEELGERSVSDKKVRRVRRDAERTRDVEMGLMPGTTEDIETGAPVDSDTGAEDGGR from the coding sequence ATGACTGCCCCCACCCCTCCTGCCGGCGCCGACGCGCGCCGCGGCCCCCTGCGCGCAGGCGACAGAATCCAGCTCACCGACGCGAAGGGACGCCACCACACGATCGTGCTGGAGGCGGGCAAGACGTTCCACACCCACCGTGGCCAGTTCTCGCACGACGAGATCATCGGCCGTCCCGAGGGCGTAGTGGTGACCAACACCGCTGGCTACGACTACCTGGTGCTGCGGCCCCTGCTGAGCGACTTCGTGATGTCGATGCCACGGGGCGCGGCGGTCATCTACCCCAAGGACTCGGGTCAGATCATCCAGATGGCGGACATCTACCCGGGCGCGACCGTGGTCGAGGCTGGCGTCGGCTCGGGCGCGCTGACCATGTCGCTGCTGCGCGCGGTGGGCGACCACGGCCGCCTGGTCTCCATCGAGCGGCGCGAGGACTTCGCGGACATCGCGCGCGCCAACGTCGAGAGCCACTTTGGTGGCCCGCACCCCGCGTGGAGCGTCGAGATCGGCGACTTCGCGGACCGCGTGCGCGAGCTGGAGCCCGGAACCGTGGACCGCGTGGTGCTGGACATGCTCGCGCCATGGGAGAACCTCGAGGCGGCGGCCGATGCGCTCGCTCCCGGCGGCGTCTTCCTCGCCTACGTCGCGACGGCGACTCAGCTGTCGCGCGTCGCCGAGGAGCTGCGCTCCCACGGCGGCTACACCGAGCCGCAGGCGTGGGAGTCGATGGTGCGCACGTGGCATCTCGAGGGACTCGCGGTGCGCCCGGACCATCGCATGATCGGCCACACGGGATTCCTCATCACGTCGCGCCGCCTGGCGCCCGGACAGACGGCTCCCGTGCGCACGCGTCGCCCGTCCAAGGGCGCGTATCCCACGGATGCCGACTGGACGCCGGAGGAGCTGGGCGAACGCTCCGTGAGCGACAAGAAGGTGCGCCGCGTGCGCAGGGATGCCGAGCGCACCCGCGACGTGG
- a CDS encoding RecB family exonuclease, whose product MASAPGISPSRASDFRQCPLMFRLRVVDRIPEPPSPAATLGTLVHAVLEHLYDLPAPERTPSAAAAMVEPEWRVMLDKDQSLALLHDGATAERLWLDDARDRVDRYFRLENPQRLEPAAREEYVELQLEDGPSLRGVIDRVDIAPDGSIRIVDYKSGKAPRPQYGQAAKFQMRFYALLVERLRGRRPALLQLLYLRDGGTVVMHPTAQDLEQVEYEIRELWNDILHAARSGHFRPSPSKLCAWCSFQSLCPEFGGEPPPLVAASVERAFGVTPGSAAPQAAATAATGETTTSDSADTDSGSAPPSDAR is encoded by the coding sequence ATGGCCTCTGCCCCCGGCATCTCACCCTCCCGCGCATCGGACTTCCGTCAGTGCCCGTTGATGTTCCGCCTGCGCGTGGTCGACCGCATCCCGGAGCCGCCCTCCCCCGCTGCGACGCTCGGCACGCTGGTGCACGCCGTGCTCGAGCACCTGTACGACCTGCCTGCTCCGGAGCGCACGCCGAGCGCCGCAGCGGCCATGGTGGAGCCCGAGTGGCGCGTGATGCTCGACAAGGATCAGAGTCTCGCGTTGCTCCACGACGGCGCCACCGCCGAACGCCTGTGGCTCGACGACGCTCGCGATCGTGTGGACCGCTACTTCAGGCTCGAGAATCCGCAGCGTCTCGAGCCCGCGGCGCGCGAGGAGTACGTCGAGCTGCAGCTCGAGGACGGACCGTCACTGCGTGGCGTGATCGATCGTGTGGACATCGCCCCCGACGGATCCATCCGCATCGTGGACTACAAGTCGGGCAAGGCGCCCCGCCCGCAGTACGGCCAGGCCGCGAAGTTCCAGATGAGGTTCTACGCGCTGCTGGTCGAGCGGCTGCGCGGACGGCGACCCGCGCTGCTGCAGCTGCTGTACCTGCGCGACGGCGGGACCGTGGTGATGCACCCCACCGCTCAGGACCTCGAACAGGTCGAGTACGAGATCAGGGAACTGTGGAACGACATCCTGCACGCAGCGAGGTCGGGCCACTTCCGGCCATCGCCGTCCAAGTTGTGCGCGTGGTGCAGCTTTCAGTCGCTGTGCCCCGAGTTCGGAGGTGAGCCGCCGCCACTGGTGGCCGCGAGCGTCGAACGCGCCTTCGGGGTGACGCCGGGCTCGGCTGCGCCTCAGGCCGCGGCCACTGCGGCGACGGGCGAGACGACGACCTCGGACAGTGCGGATACGGACAGCGGGTCCGCACCCCCGTCAGACGCCCGCTGA
- a CDS encoding PAC2 family protein produces MDMDENDAAIPADETVMVAAFEGWNDAGSSASAALDHIAQTWGSTEHTTLDPEEYHDFQVARPSIAILPSGDRVVSWPGTIVSTTPGPSQAARVVLARGIEPSMRWRRFCAEVLDAAEDLGVTTLVTCGALLLDVPHTRPLPTFVTSDDAVARAQYGLESSDYEGPTGIVGVLGHEARLRGITVLSLWVGVPHYIAHPPSPKATVTLLGQLERLLGAPIDLGDLPDEAEAWQRGADELTEDDEEIAAHVEQLESLMDETSLPEASGDAIAEEFEKFLRRRDGGGPKAP; encoded by the coding sequence ATGGACATGGACGAGAACGACGCGGCGATCCCCGCGGACGAGACCGTCATGGTCGCCGCGTTCGAGGGGTGGAACGACGCAGGCTCGTCCGCGTCGGCGGCGCTGGACCACATCGCGCAGACCTGGGGCTCGACGGAGCACACGACGCTCGACCCCGAGGAGTACCACGACTTCCAGGTGGCGCGGCCGTCGATCGCGATCCTGCCGTCGGGCGACCGCGTGGTGTCGTGGCCAGGGACCATCGTGTCGACCACGCCCGGCCCGTCGCAGGCCGCCCGGGTGGTACTCGCCCGAGGGATCGAGCCCTCGATGCGCTGGCGCCGGTTCTGCGCCGAGGTGCTCGACGCGGCCGAGGATCTGGGCGTCACCACGCTCGTGACCTGCGGTGCGCTGCTGCTCGACGTGCCGCACACCCGCCCCCTTCCGACCTTCGTGACCAGCGACGATGCTGTGGCTCGCGCCCAGTACGGACTGGAGTCCTCGGACTATGAGGGCCCCACCGGAATCGTCGGAGTGCTCGGCCACGAGGCCCGGCTGCGAGGTATCACGGTGCTGAGCCTGTGGGTGGGCGTGCCGCACTACATCGCGCACCCTCCGAGCCCCAAGGCGACGGTCACGCTGCTCGGTCAGCTCGAGCGACTGCTCGGGGCGCCGATCGACCTGGGCGACCTGCCCGACGAGGCGGAGGCCTGGCAGCGGGGAGCCGACGAGTTGACGGAGGATGACGAGGAGATCGCTGCCCACGTCGAGCAGCTCGAGTCCCTCATGGATGAGACGAGCCTCCCGGAGGCCTCCGGCGACGCCATTGCCGAGGAGTTCGAGAAGTTCCTGCGCCGTCGCGACGGCGGCGGCCCGAAGGCCCCCTGA
- a CDS encoding site-2 protease family protein, with product MTDVPRPTRGLSLGRAFGGRIVVQPSTLVMLAILAFVFATNGGGALDRRSFTVGLVLAVLLFASVLVHEIAHAAAARAFKRQVHEVVLTLWGGHTTFDARGMTPTVSGVTALAGPLANVALAGIGALALASGALDFTFVEMLEGDLTAAGIVRYLVYVNLVLAAFNALPGIPMDGGRVLEAIVWGVTGDRYRGVRVAAWAGRVIAVGVVLVALALPLTQGRVPGLFDVMWAVLVFVILWPAASSALRAAQALGRRQGVFAGTVMVPAIAVRFDATVEDARTQAHQAGAQEVVVISADGAPAGHFPVTLTDAVPPEQRGAASLQSVTMPLPRGAAVPADLTGEGLQVALREWWGRTDVWTVAEAGRIVGVVRLEDVMKALQ from the coding sequence ATGACTGACGTCCCGCGCCCCACCCGGGGACTGTCCTTGGGTCGCGCGTTCGGTGGGCGCATCGTCGTTCAGCCCTCCACGCTCGTGATGCTCGCGATCCTCGCATTCGTGTTCGCGACGAATGGCGGGGGCGCGCTGGACCGCCGGTCGTTCACCGTGGGACTCGTGCTCGCGGTGCTGCTGTTCGCTTCGGTGCTCGTCCACGAGATCGCGCACGCCGCGGCCGCGCGGGCCTTCAAGCGCCAGGTGCATGAGGTGGTCCTCACGCTGTGGGGCGGGCACACCACCTTCGATGCCCGCGGCATGACGCCCACGGTGAGCGGGGTGACCGCGCTCGCGGGCCCGCTCGCTAACGTGGCCCTGGCCGGCATCGGAGCACTCGCGCTGGCCTCGGGAGCGCTCGACTTCACCTTCGTGGAGATGCTCGAGGGCGATCTGACAGCCGCGGGCATCGTGCGCTACCTCGTCTACGTCAACCTGGTCCTCGCCGCCTTCAACGCCCTGCCGGGCATCCCGATGGACGGCGGACGGGTGCTCGAGGCGATCGTGTGGGGCGTCACCGGCGACAGGTACCGCGGCGTCAGGGTCGCCGCCTGGGCGGGCCGCGTCATCGCCGTGGGCGTCGTCCTGGTCGCGCTGGCGCTGCCGTTGACCCAGGGACGCGTCCCCGGGCTGTTCGACGTCATGTGGGCGGTGCTGGTCTTCGTGATCCTGTGGCCGGCGGCGTCCAGCGCGCTGCGGGCCGCACAGGCGCTGGGCCGTCGCCAGGGGGTGTTCGCTGGCACCGTGATGGTGCCCGCGATCGCGGTGCGCTTCGACGCGACGGTCGAGGACGCCCGCACCCAGGCGCACCAGGCGGGCGCGCAGGAGGTCGTCGTGATCTCCGCTGACGGGGCTCCGGCGGGCCACTTCCCGGTGACGCTGACGGACGCGGTGCCACCGGAGCAGCGCGGCGCGGCGAGCCTGCAGAGCGTCACGATGCCGCTCCCACGGGGAGCGGCGGTCCCGGCCGACCTCACGGGGGAGGGGCTCCAGGTCGCGCTGCGCGAGTGGTGGGGCAGGACGGACGTGTGGACCGTCGCCGAAGCGGGCCGCATCGTGGGCGTCGTCCGGCTCGAGGACGTCATGAAGGCGCTGCAGTAG
- a CDS encoding HAD family hydrolase: MNAHTPAPAAILWDMDGTLIDSEPYWIAAETALAERFGVTWTHEDGLSLVGRPLVDSGRILQERGVALDVEEIIASMVATVADRVRAHVPWQADARLLLERVVAAGIPCALVTMSYTRLADAFLAQVPDAFAVVVTGDEVERGKPDPESYLTAAARLGVDPTRCVAIEDSPAGIGSALASGAHTIGVRRLVPVEPRPGLSRVRSLENVTVETLGEIAAGRRLDDLGLDDLGFDDLGPDGQGSAGV, translated from the coding sequence GTGAATGCACATACGCCCGCCCCGGCCGCGATCCTGTGGGACATGGACGGCACCCTGATCGATTCCGAGCCCTACTGGATCGCTGCTGAGACCGCCCTCGCGGAGCGTTTCGGCGTCACGTGGACGCACGAGGACGGGCTGTCGCTGGTGGGCAGGCCGCTGGTGGACAGCGGTCGGATCCTGCAGGAGCGCGGGGTCGCTCTCGACGTGGAGGAGATCATCGCGTCCATGGTCGCCACCGTGGCGGACCGCGTGCGCGCTCACGTCCCGTGGCAGGCGGACGCTCGACTCCTGCTGGAGCGAGTCGTGGCGGCGGGCATCCCGTGCGCGCTCGTCACGATGTCGTACACGCGGCTCGCCGACGCATTCCTCGCGCAGGTCCCTGATGCCTTCGCGGTGGTGGTGACAGGCGACGAGGTCGAGCGCGGCAAGCCCGATCCCGAGTCGTATCTCACCGCAGCGGCACGGCTGGGCGTCGACCCGACGCGGTGCGTCGCGATCGAGGACTCTCCGGCCGGCATCGGCTCGGCACTCGCCTCCGGCGCGCACACGATCGGGGTGCGCAGGCTCGTGCCCGTGGAGCCCCGCCCTGGGCTGTCCCGGGTGCGCTCGCTGGAGAACGTCACCGTCGAGACTCTCGGGGAGATCGCCGCGGGGCGTCGGCTCGATGATCTTGGACTCGATGACTTGGGTTTCGACGACCTGGGCCCCGACGGACAGGGGTCAGCGGGCGTCTGA